The following coding sequences are from one Humulus lupulus chromosome X, drHumLupu1.1, whole genome shotgun sequence window:
- the LOC133803767 gene encoding E3 ubiquitin-protein ligase MBR2-like — translation MDEYPGKRAADGLVVSRKGSVLRESPNNRDNNAQFCNRIGCNGRLNSPKATQSGEAKPWKPSVRASCSGKEIIGSSSSTSASIRNPRKSISEPCKKLSPHMETDSSETGSVQDEPEISDPITPPGKVQRGLNIESKNAKSSEVSLLEVGSSIVATSARSRRNFNQRSGMSNQATSVSPSASSGSKNTSMQPHAGATRNGLRNLKCNSISDVVTSSYSSSDASFRKRRETVKKRNSEAESSSTTKGKKINGSLSGQNSSSDGISISDSRRGRNMPPNRDSSPASVRTRRSVNSQTRLSTQGSGNNLSRNGSPVVIPRRSHCEISMDISPGSSQLLSTEAPLGRTNSYGRSGSSSENIRNSLPSGPAEVGFSRSLVNRDNMRRYNMDGVAEVLLALERIEHDEELTFEQLLSLETNLFLNGLSFYDQHRDMRLDIDNMSYEELLALEERMGNVSTALPEEALSECLKISIYQSMPLEGVAIGSNDDVKCSVCQEEYVGGDEVGRLQCEHSFHAVCIQQWLGLKNWCPICKSSAAPSPSTSPNRPST, via the exons ATGGATGAATATCCTGGAAAACGAGCTGCTGATGGCCTTGTTGTCTCTAGAAAGGGGTCTGTTTTAAGAGAATCTCCTAACAACAGAGATAACAATGCTCAATTCTGCAACAGAATTGGATGCAATGGAAGACTAAATTCCCCGAAGGCTACCCAAAGTGGAGAAGCCAAACCTTGGAAACCTTCTGTACGCGCATCTTGTAGCGGGAAGGAGATAATTGGAAGTTCTTCTAGTACAAGTGCTTCCATCAGAAATCCAAGAAAATCCATCTCAGAGCCTTGCAAAAAGCTTTCTCCTCATATGGAAACAGATTCATCGGAGACTGGCAGTGTCCAGGATGAGCCAGAAATTTCAGACCCGATCACTCCGCCTGGAAAGGTTCAAAGAGGACTTAACATTGAATCAAAAAATGCGAAGTCTAGTGAGGTCTCACTATTGGAAGTAGGAAGCTCTATTGTAGCAACAAGTGCACGATCTCGTAGGAATTTTAACCAGAGATCTGGAATGAGCAACCAAGCTACTTCAGTGAGTCCCTCTGCATCTTCCGGATCAAAAAACACAAGCATGCAGCCCCATGCTGGTGCAACCAGGAATGGTTTGAGAAATCTAAAATGCAATTCAATATCTGATGTTGTTACATCAAGTTACTCATCATCGGATGCGAGCTTCCGTAAAAGGAGAGAAACTGTTAAAAAGAGAAATTCTGAAGCAGAAAGTAGTTCCACTACCAAAGGGAAGAAAATCAATGGGTCATTATCTGGACAGAACTCCAGTTCTGACGGCATTTCCATTTCTGATTCAAGAAGAGGTAGAAATATGCCTCCTAACAGGGATAGTAGTCCTGCTTCAGTTAGGACTCGGAGATCAGTCAACAGTCAAACAAGGCTTTCAACTCAAGGAAGTGGAAACAATTTATCACGCAATGGTTCCCCTGTGGTCATCCCACGGCGGTCTCATTGTGAGATATCTATGGACATTAGTCCTGGTTCATCACAGCTATTATCCACCGAAGCTCCCTTGGGTCGCACAAATTCTTATGGTCGATCAGGTAGTAGCAGTGAGAATATACGCAATAGTTTACCGTCTGGTCCAGCAGAAGTTGGTTTTAGTCGATCTTTAGTGAATCGAGATAATATGCGGCGATACAACATGGATGGGGTTGCAGAG GTATTATTGGCACTTGAGAGAATTGAACATGATGAAGAGCTAACATTTGAG CAATTACTTTCTCTGGAGACCAATTTGTTCCTAAATGGCCTTAGTTTCTATGATCAACATAGAGACATGAGACTGGATATTGATAACATGTCATACGAG GAATTATTAGCTCTTGAAGAGAGAATGGGTAACGTAAGTACAGCACTTCCAGAAGAAGCATTGTCTGAGTGCCTTAAGATAAGCATATATCAGTCTATGCCTTTAGAAGGTGTGGCCATTGGCAGCAATGATGATGTCAAATGCAGTGTCTGCCAG GAAGAGTATGTGGGTGGAGATGAAGTAGGAAGGTTGCAGTGCGAGCACAGCTTTCATGCTGTTTGCATACAACAGTGGCTGGGTCTTAAGAACTGGTGCCCAATATGCAAGTCGTCAGCGGCTCCTTCACCTTCAACTTCACCAAACCGACCCTCCACATAG
- the LOC133803768 gene encoding uncharacterized protein LOC133803768 — protein sequence MHAPLFTPHSGSFRAFVPRGFEPIPLCFVAILSFIREPFLLSGRGLMASEGPFGIPPGVEFVDLSSDSESPEENPYQDHDTLRQARIRHLEHIAELRHKIWVVESEIDSVLRGDGAPFPPDLSDHVASLRMTLLDLQGELEFMEGHLPPEPSSPSLPNDCHGAASASLQPLFSIFPSLALPQPVPWWKTLARKRKWRVKCSISSSPFSFGFADMSKGGRRQVSINERDEAPLLASTLVSHVSENKLREIVEHYRVPLEYALYTPSDKFRANCPNPGFVALSDHILKAGGTIPLHPFFVAVLNYFDLAPLQLAPNS from the coding sequence atgcatgcccctttattcacaccccATAGCGGGTCATTTAGAGCatttgtgcctagaggttttgagcccattcctttgtgttttgtagcaatcctctcatttatacgtgaaccctttttgctttcaggacgaggtctcatggcaagtgaAGGTCCGTTCGGcattcctccgggggttgagtttgttgacttgtcttcagactcagagtcccctgaggaaaacccttaccaagatcATGACACcctaaggcaggcccgtattcgtcatcttgagcacatagctgaacttaggcataaaatttgggtggtagagagcgaaattgactcggtgttgagaggagatggagcacctttccctcctgaccttagtgaccatgtagcgagccttaggatgacccttttagatttgcagggggagttggagtttatggagggacatcttccgcctgagccttctagcccatccttgcctaatgactgtcatggggctgcttctgcttctcttcagcccttattttcgatcttccctagcttagcgcttccgcagccggtgccctggtggaagactcttgctaggaagagaaaatggagggtcaagtgttctatCTCTtcttcacctttttcttttggttttgcagatatgtcgaagggAGGACGACGACAGGTGTCCATTAATGAACGGGACGAAGcccccctattggcatccaccctggtgtcccacgtgtctgaaaataaattgagGGAAATTGTAGAGCACTACCGTGTTCCCCTGGAGTACGCATTATACACCCCTTCGGACAAGTTCCGGGCTAACTGCCCTAATCctggcttcgtggcccttagcgatcatatcctgaaggcgggtggtaccatcccattacacccgttctttgttgcggttctcaactattttgacctcgctccacttcagctggcacccaatagttag